One stretch of Natronobacterium gregoryi SP2 DNA includes these proteins:
- a CDS encoding FkbM family methyltransferase, with protein sequence MVPATLEDARGFVHIVYHRLRELNYDYLRRSRRNRTPAGAFRCYEPVNRHGSDEMLAELDDACGPSAVVFDVGANVGVYALALTSDEPDRRVVAFEPASRSAKRLRANVRLNGLGARIDVQVCGVGDENAERPFFRSSNPELSAFDGASARRWGASVAEIRSSPVRRLDSLVLENNLPSPDAIKIDAEGAAPAVLTGARDVIERYRPTLLIEIHEDGFKRDITGESRATLEAHDYAIDERDGFWRCEPSQEREE encoded by the coding sequence ATGGTCCCTGCCACACTCGAGGACGCCCGCGGCTTCGTTCACATCGTCTACCATCGTTTGCGTGAACTGAACTACGACTACCTGCGACGCTCGAGGCGAAACCGGACGCCAGCGGGAGCGTTTCGGTGTTACGAACCCGTCAACCGCCACGGAAGCGACGAGATGCTCGCAGAACTGGACGACGCGTGTGGTCCGTCCGCGGTCGTCTTCGACGTCGGCGCGAACGTCGGAGTGTACGCGCTCGCGCTCACGAGCGACGAACCGGACCGGCGCGTCGTCGCGTTCGAACCCGCATCGAGGAGCGCAAAACGGCTCCGGGCGAACGTTCGACTGAACGGCCTCGGAGCCCGGATCGACGTTCAGGTCTGTGGCGTCGGCGACGAGAACGCAGAACGGCCGTTCTTTCGGTCGAGCAACCCCGAACTGTCGGCGTTCGACGGGGCGAGCGCTCGCAGATGGGGGGCGTCGGTCGCCGAGATCCGATCGAGTCCGGTTCGACGACTGGACTCGCTCGTCCTCGAGAACAACCTGCCGTCGCCGGACGCGATCAAGATCGACGCCGAGGGTGCAGCGCCAGCGGTACTGACGGGCGCTCGAGATGTCATCGAGCGCTATCGACCGACGCTGTTGATCGAGATCCACGAGGACGGCTTCAAGCGAGACATCACAGGGGAGAGTCGGGCAACACTCGAAGCACACGATTACGCCATCGACGAGCGCGACGGGTTCTGGCGGTGTGAGCCCAGCCAAGAGAGAGAAGAATAA
- a CDS encoding amidohydrolase — MVTLAITDGQVLTPEFTVERADVLIDQDRGEILEIGPDLAGDADETLDAAESLVTPGFVNGHCHVAMTLLRGHADDKPLDAWLQEDIWPVEAELTAETVRAGTELGVLEMIKSGTTAFADMYFFVPTIADVVAEAGLRARLGHGVISVAKDDEAAREDAREGLSVAEEIDGMGDGRISSAFMPHSLTTVDGEYLEEFVPQAREIGVPIHYHANETEDEVTPIVEEHGVRPLAYAAEKGMLESEDFVAHGVHVEESEIGLLAEAGTGVIHCPASNMKLASGMAPVERMREAGITVGIGTDGAASNNDLSMLDEARDAAMIGKLAADDASAVPAGAVVEMMTDGSAEAVGFESGRLKAGAPADLAVIDLEKPHLTPRNDLVSHLAYAAAAADVRHTVCDGQVLMRDREVRTLDELAVRERATEETEKLLARAGQ, encoded by the coding sequence ATGGTTACGCTTGCGATCACCGACGGACAGGTGTTGACACCCGAGTTCACCGTCGAACGAGCCGACGTGCTGATCGACCAAGACCGCGGCGAAATCCTCGAGATCGGGCCGGATCTCGCAGGCGACGCCGACGAGACGCTCGACGCCGCGGAGTCGCTCGTCACTCCGGGGTTCGTCAACGGCCACTGCCACGTCGCAATGACGCTGTTGCGGGGACACGCCGACGACAAGCCCCTGGACGCCTGGCTGCAGGAGGACATCTGGCCGGTCGAGGCGGAACTGACGGCCGAGACGGTACGCGCCGGGACAGAACTCGGCGTCCTCGAGATGATCAAGTCCGGAACGACGGCGTTTGCGGACATGTACTTCTTCGTGCCGACGATCGCCGACGTGGTGGCGGAGGCAGGACTGCGCGCCCGACTCGGCCACGGGGTCATCTCGGTCGCCAAAGACGACGAGGCAGCACGGGAAGACGCCCGCGAGGGACTCTCGGTCGCCGAAGAGATAGACGGCATGGGAGACGGCCGCATCTCGTCGGCCTTTATGCCACACTCGCTGACGACCGTCGACGGCGAGTACTTAGAAGAGTTCGTCCCGCAGGCCCGCGAGATCGGCGTCCCGATCCACTACCACGCCAACGAGACCGAAGACGAGGTGACGCCGATCGTCGAGGAACACGGCGTCCGACCGCTTGCCTACGCCGCCGAGAAAGGGATGCTCGAGTCCGAAGACTTCGTCGCCCACGGCGTCCACGTCGAGGAAAGCGAGATCGGTCTGCTCGCAGAGGCGGGCACGGGCGTGATCCACTGCCCGGCTTCGAACATGAAACTCGCCAGTGGAATGGCTCCCGTCGAACGGATGCGCGAGGCTGGCATCACCGTCGGCATCGGCACCGACGGTGCGGCCTCGAACAACGATCTCTCGATGCTCGACGAGGCCCGCGACGCGGCGATGATCGGCAAACTCGCAGCCGACGACGCAAGCGCCGTCCCTGCAGGGGCGGTCGTCGAGATGATGACCGACGGGAGCGCGGAGGCCGTCGGCTTCGAGTCCGGCCGACTCAAGGCTGGCGCGCCCGCGGATCTGGCGGTGATCGACCTCGAGAAGCCACACTTGACGCCGCGAAACGACCTCGTGAGCCACCTCGCGTACGCCGCGGCCGCCGCCGACGTTCGCCACACGGTTTGTGACGGACAGGTGCTCATGCGCGACCGCGAGGTCCGAACGCTGGACGAGTTGGCAGTCCGTGAACGCGCGACCGAAGAGACCGAGAAACTGCTCGCTCGCGCCGGCCAGTAG
- a CDS encoding DUF2080 family transposase-associated protein: MDRYEVEGHEVLKAEVKPTGNGAHIYVPKAWTGATVKVVRVTDPTDEDE, encoded by the coding sequence ATGGATCGATACGAGGTCGAAGGGCACGAAGTCCTCAAAGCCGAAGTCAAACCGACCGGAAACGGTGCGCACATCTACGTCCCGAAAGCGTGGACTGGCGCAACTGTCAAAGTCGTCCGTGTCACCGATCCAACCGACGAAGACGAGTAG